The Pseudorasbora parva isolate DD20220531a chromosome 25, ASM2467924v1, whole genome shotgun sequence genome segment ACTCTAATTTCTAcactacaaaaaaaatcaatcaatatagacaaaataaaatcatatagataaaaataaattttaactggatgaaaacaaaaacattctcTAAAAGCTTATTGTCACAGCCCATGAGGAAAAGTAAGGTCTATTTACACATGCAAAACCTAAAGGCCACCCTGCTGAGAAGTATACAGAACTGAATTCATTGCACTGAATTTCCACAGAGATGACCACGAATCAAGGAAGCCTCCGCTCCAGGGAATGTTTTTGCATGTTTTACCTGACTGCTCCGGGACCGAGCCTGCTATCTGAAGGTGCTGCTATGGTAGGTTCAACAGTCTTATCTGAATGAAACTTGAGGCTTTCTCTTTAAATGCAGACCATTATCTTTGGCAAGTATGTCAAGTTTACTAAAAACTGCAAGACAGCTTGACGACTCAATGTACATCTCTGCAATTGATGTGCAATGCGCCATGGGCTGAATTGCTTGTGTTTTCCTAAAGTGCTTGTGTTTAAGCCCCTGAGGGGCAGAGGGTGGGGCTGGTTTGCTCTCATGTTTCCTGTTGGTTTGGGATGGTGAAGACAAAAGGTGTGATGGACTACGTTAAGACTCGTGTAGAAGACCATCTCCCTAAATGAAAACAAGGACCTTAAAACTAGAATGATTTCATCACAAACATGCTCATGCATCTAGAAGTTTTCAGGTCTGGCTTCAGACCTGATTGAACAACTTCGACTCAAAGAATTATTTAAAAGCAAACCAATCTAAACTCAACCTAAACTTAAACTCAAGTGCATTGTTGGGGTCTGGAATGATACACTGTagaatgctgcgctccatcCAATGATGTAAGATATTTTTCGTATGTAAAATCGTTGGCTTCCATTAATAAAGCCATTTATTGCATGACATTCTGACAATATGCAATGCTAGCTTTCATTTTGCAGATGAGTGTGCAGTGTTTTACACATCACAGCGACGTCTCTCttgtattattgttttattggtATTAAAATGTAGGAACTTTGACTTATCAATGCTTTCTAACTGCTTAAAAGTGAATGTTTGGGATTAACTATGTATATCTCCGGTGCAGTCTGTGATGTTATAGACCGAAATCATAGATTAACATAGTTTTCCTAGCTGAAAGTCCAACTTTAAGTGAGTTCTATTGCACTTTTCTAAGTAGGAAGGTGGAAATTCTGAGTTGAATGGAACGCAGCATAAATCATAACGAGTGTTTTAAGAGCTAATTGTGCTGTTGAAGTCCTAGCTACTGAGAGCTATTCGACTCGCGTCCTCTGAGTACGGTGAACTAGTGAAACATTACAGCTGAAACTCCTAAACTGGAGTAAAACCAGAGCAGAGAAGACTGTCAAAACtggaataaacaaataaattccATCAGCCACTGGAAACGGTTTACAATCAATTACAAATGCATTCccttctgtaaaaaaaaatagtattacTACCATGTTTGCGTTCTGTATCCTGTTCTTAATGTTACATAAGAGTACACACCAGTATAGACAGTTTGATATATGATGTGAGTCAACAGAGAGGATATGCTGGATTTCTACTTTAGCACCAACCCACCTCCTGCTGATGGAACGACCAATCAGAATCGATTGGTGGGTTAataacagtaactgaccaatcagagtgtTAGATGGCCCAACTTTGCCCCTACCCCTGTCTTAAAAGTCACTTCGATGCAGAGGTATAAACGGGGCACTGAGAGGGGGAGCAAGAGGGGTTGGGGGCATTTTAAGAGTGAGCGCGAGTGCGATGGTCACTCTTCGTCAGAACTACTGCTGTCTATGGAATAGACCATAAAGAGAAGATCGGGCCGGACCGGCACCAGCGGGTGGCCAGGTTTCACCACTTCAAACCCCATGTAGTGGAAGGTCTTCATGATGGACACTGCACAAGTGGAGACAAAGAGATTCCTCATTTTCTGAATTATGGTAAGTAAGTATCAGATTCATTATCCAGTTTAAACAATGTTGTTGCAAACCCGTATGACTTagtttcttcctttcttttgcAGATTGTACACCAATCATAATGGGGGAGTCAAGCTccaaaatatgacaaaaaagCATAATAACAGTGCATAAGTCATATGGATAAGCTATAATTTTTGAGTCCAACATCCTCAGGCTACGTCCACATTAATTCCGGATATTAAAAATGGTATTTTCATTTCAAAACGCACACCCTCCACGCTagcttttttagttttttccaaaagtTGCTTGTCCAcacttaaaaaatgtgataatgcTTAACCCTCtggtacgttttttttttttttttaatgtatttcttCGGAATGGTATGAAACTTAAATTGTACTGGAAAAAATTGTAACACTGGTATTTTTCACGGTCAAAAATGACACATCGCCAACTTCTGTTGGAAGTGTTTGGTACTACGCACAAAACAAATTCTTGCACAAAAGCTCATTTTTTGCTGCCTAAAATCTAGACACACGCtaacggcagcaaatctaatttgcagccagggtagtctagcaactctccgttagcttgcgagctggaaaaactctagtcaggccaatcacatgttgtatagagtcggtgggcgggcttaacataatgacggcagagttgcagaGGTTTCATGGGAGGATGGctgctggcgaacggcggtctttcgaatcggccatgcctctggaagacttgatgttaagcttttctttgagaaaagaacaaagagttTTCCCGACCGGATATGGAAAAAGTCTATCAACtagcttcgttgctctggttggttgtagcgctatcctatcgcgtgcagagggagtttgaagtttatcccgcccctcggtttgagctgccaatggtgagtttccagaccaaacatcttgatgtgcgtctggcttgtcaggctaaattaTATATCTTGTTTAGAtgtatggctttgattttcacacagttttagagtaaaatgtgttttggaaaatatatatttaattaaaaaaattactttgtaccattttttacaatttacaatGTCAGTATGTGCGCTAAAGCATTCAAGATTTAAGACAGTttaaatttataatttaatgcTCAAAAAGTGAATAAATGGATTATAACTACTGCACAAATATAATATAGTACCATCAAGCAAACAATCCACGAGATGATATTGAGAGATAAGAAAATATATTCTCATGCTACTAGCATGATCTTTTATTAGCAAACTTTCCTACCACTTACTGGTGTGTCAAGGTCACTTGGACACAGATTGCCATTCCATCTATGGTATAAAACACAACTGCTCTCATGTTTTGCTGCAGGACAGCAATCGCGAGTAAATTTAAAGTAAAAGGTCATTTTTGGAGGTATGTGATATGAAGATTGGTTGAAGTAACAATTATCTTGGGTGAGCGTCTGGACAAAAAACGCAGTCTCGCCGTAGATGAAAGGCCAAAATGAAGATAATTTTTTGGAGGAAAGATACCCTTTTAAATGTTAATGTGGATGTAGCCTCAGTTTCCATTATGGGGAAAAGAAAGaagttccacagaagaaagtaagtcataCTGGTTTGgtacaacatgagggtgagtcaaTAATGAATTGATATctttaatgtgtttaaatgtATCTTACATCGATCGTCTCTGTTTTTGTGAAGCCACAGGAACACATAGCTGACTTTCAACTGCTCCTCTGCAAACTCCAAAAGCCTGGTGAAACTGCAGAGtaatgaaagagagagagagagagagagagagagagagagagagagagagagagagagagagagagagagagagagagatggtgaCGCACAGCTCCTTTTACATAATGTGTGTTATGTAATAATGCAGATGTACTAGCCACATAGCAACTTcagtcagaacacacacacacatttagtgCTTTCTGAAAGTCCACCACCTGCTCGTTGAAGGTAAAACACTCTGTACTAATGCCTGCAGTGACCACTCAGACAGCACATGACCCATCCAAATGAGAAATGACTGGAAGAACTTTCATCAAGAGCGGCTTCATCTTTCACAACCTCATGAAACATCACACTCAAGCTCCTTTGACTAAAATTAAACCTGCCGTTTGTTCTACCGTGACCTAAAAATGTCAAAGCCGAATCATTTAGAGACCGATGGATACACTGTCAGCTTCAATATAGAGCCGTACGATGCCAGATTATTAACCCAACGTACCCTTCTTTGCTGCCATTGTGGAGAGCTCCAGCTGGGATTTCCAGGTAGAGGGCATCGTCTGAGAGAACTGTGTCCCAGCTTGAGAGTCGTCGCTCGCTCAACTGGTACTGGAAGTGCAGGACTGGGGGCGCTCCGCTGACTGATCCTGCCTGAGTCACTGTCAGCTTTTCGTCCTGGAGGACACACATGCACATAGTGTTCACACACAAGCTTCATGTCTGAATGTTGGAGAACAAAAGAAAATGTTATAGCTCAGAAGTTCTTtctaacttaaagggatagttcaacaaAAAATGAACTTTTAAAGCGAGTCTCTTCAGAATATTTGGACTTGACCATTACATTCAAATGGATTAGTTTTAAGATTTCTTTaggaactttttgaagcatcaaaggtGGTAGCTGCGAAGCTATCAATGacgatcttcatttgtgttctcaaGTTGAACAAAAGTCTTAAGGGTTTGGATCAACCTGAgagtgaggaattaatgacagaattattgtttttgggtgagctatccctttaagagactTAATGGAGAtcttaaaaacattttgtttaaatattaactTTAGATGTTTCTTCTTaaattcaaaaaaataaaataaaatagaaccAAATAAGGCAATAATTGTCTTTTCTTTCAATATTGcataatattattgttattaacattattttaaactcTTGAAAATGGCTTGAAAGAACCAGTTCTCAGATGATTCCAATAAAATTAACTATGCATGAGAGATATTCACTCTCTTAATCGCGAATTGATCCAATTATGATCGATCGATTGCACTGCATTGCCTTCTGGCATCTGTATTGCAATGTGTATCACACTGAGATGTGGTAATGAACCCGCTGTAATCCTGTCGATTTTCAATTGATTTTTGTCTAAAGATTACCAGAGAGTACAACTTTAAACATAAATGAGCTAGAGAGCAGCAGGCAGTCACTTGAACAATAGACCTTTTCACAGGTGTGAGTGATCCTAAACCTCTTAACCTTCTAAGGCGATCACATGTCTGCACAGACAGTGCTGACATCTATAGTCTCACACACATGGTCAGGTGTATGCCGAGCTCGATTACCGAGTGCCAGATGGAAACTAGCTGTAAATGTCATATCATatgtgacaaaaaaaacaagctctagccTAGTGATCTCTTCATAACAGTCTCCTCCCTTGGGCTGGTTGTCTGCGTGTGTTGTTTTGGAAATGGTATGGCTTGCTGCCCCAGACTCGTACTATTATAGGGTGTTTAGCCTTACGGATCATGCTGTGGTAGTAAAGTATCAAAACAAGATGAGATGAACCCATTTTGTGTTCTATCTGTACTATATAGTATTGATATATCTGCTGATGTTGcgattttttttagatatcctttttgaaattttgagtttaatTACAGCAGTATAATTAGCATGTATTACATACATTAACATTATGAGGAATGCGAAAATCAAGTTTTAAATGTATgtctaaacattttaaaaggggCCTATTCATGTCATGCTTTTGGAGTCTACAAGAATTGTTCCCATATTTGACATACTCTTCCCAGCCTGTTAGTAACGCTCTGTTTAATTCCAGTCTCTATGTAGCCACGCCTTCTAAAATGCACAATGTGCTCTAATTGGTCGGCTGGACCAGTGTGTCGGGATTGATCATCTGTTTCGAGCgtgtttaaaaaatgtcatgccCCTTTACCAAAACCGCAAGTTTTAACACACAACTAATGCAACTCAACCAGACCTCatccctcttttttttttgcatatgccTTGGgaattatttacattattttatcaTTTGTCCAGAAGAAAACTTGAGGGAGTTTCAGGAAGTTCGGAAAAAGAGCTTAGTCatatagagaataactcccTTTGTAGTGACTTTGtactgtaactttgcagacctttttaTGCGCAGACAGCAACATCACACTAAAGAAAGCTGAAAATATCAAAAGTGTGTGTTCTTACCTTGTGAAGTACGCTGTGAGGGAGATCCCTGCCCGTCCCTCGCCCACCCGGGATCTTCGTTAGTGGGAGAGGGGCATCAGGAGCACCACAGAGGCCCTGGAGCCTGCTGCCTCGAGCCAAGCACGGCACAACTACAAGACAGAATATAAAAGAGAAGATATGTCATAGGTGTGTCAGATTAACAGTTTTCCTCTGGTGCTTTCAACTAAAATTGGCATGTGCTTCTAAAAACTACCTAGTCTCTGGCATCATGACGCTGCATGGCACAGCCCTAAGGCTGCCAGCAGATAACAGACATACCCATCCTGCCAACAGCATAAGACCACTCTGGCTGTCTGCTGAACTCAAATGTTGGCTCTCTTTCTATATACGTGTTCTTATGCCTTATCAGACACTGTCACCATGTTATGTTTCTGCAGCTCTGTTTTCACATTAGCGCTCAGTTCTCTGATTACAGACTATGGGATAAATATACTAACAGTTTGCGCCAATGCAAACCCCCTTTTGGAGTTAAAAAATGTCTGGCAGGATTTACTAAACAGTGAAAAATTAGCACTGAAAAAGCGTGGATGGGGTTATTTTAgcggctgaccttattgcatatgcatttgtaggagttttccTTTTAGACGTAgtatttatgggaggagagtatttaaatcgATGTTTCAGCAGCCGTCAGTTCTCAACAGTTTTGAAGTGCTGTAAAGGAGGGCGTGGTTTAACGCCGCAGTGGAGGGGGACGAGGGGAGACTGACAGCACATCAACGGCTTCTGATTCAGATAATTTGATTTCGCTCTCATTAAAAGCATCAGAGCTTCCCACCAATGCACGCTGCAAATTGCCATTAAGTTACACGCAACACAATATACACATGGATTTGAAAGCTCACCGTTAAACAAATACATATATCCTGTGACGGCTATAATTCAATGCACAATTAAATGCACAGCCATTCGCAGTTTGTTCTCTGCATCGGAAATATGTATGAACACGCTGTTgcataactttgataacttttaaagggttggttcacccaaaaatgaaaatgatttcattaattactcaccctcatgtcgttgtacacccgtaacaccttcgttcatcttcagaacacaaatgaagatatttttgttgaaagctgatggctgagaaaggcttcagaaaggcctccattggcattcagtatatttccactgacccactcacaagacactaaaggcactaaagacgacgtTACAAAgttcatctcactacagcggctgtacaataattttacaatgcgacgaaaatagttattgtgcgcacaaaaatcgaaataacgactttatccaccaagttattgacgtgaactcgacgcatgcgcgagaatatgacgcagctccgccgttcgaatacatgacccggaagagaaAAAACTTGGAAGACAaaaacttggcggataaagtcattattttgacttttttttgcacacaaaaactattctcgtcgcttcagcaaattattgtacagccactgtaataagatggactttgtaacaacgtctttagtgccgttatgggtcttgagagtgggtcagtggaaatgtactgaatgccaatggaggcctttctgaagcctttctcagccatcagctttcaacaaatatatcttcatttgtgttccgacgatgaacgaaggtgttacgggtgtccaacgacatgagggtgagtaattaatgaaatcattttcatttttgggtgaactaaccctttaaggcttaTTTTGTGGAGTTTTATATGCCGTTTGGTCAGTTAAATGGTGGTTACACTCTCAGTGTGGATGAATCGCGTTTGTGTGAAGACTCGGGATCTATTAAAGAGAATGTAGGCAACGCAGACACTTTTACAGAATGGAAAAAAACGTGCATAACCTTGGTTCCCTGAGATAAGGGAACGAGTACAATGTCTTTAAGACGCTATGGGATAAATTCCTTtatctcaaaataatgaaaatttggttcagggtttcatgaccctttaaaatgAACCGCACAacgtgatttactaaggtttgctcTTATCAATTAACCGATGTTTGTGCCATTATTTATTTGcactgctcttggtagattgcgTTGGAAATGATTATggattatggaaatgatccggcggcatttgtgttctttaatttaTACGTCATGGAAAATGTTCCACTCCCATCTGTGTTTTTTGGAATCGAGCTCTCTTCAGTAAAACTGGCACAATGACAGCACTCAGGACAGTCAGCTGGCGTAAAACAAATTTTGTTCTAATATTGATTCAagctaatatataatataattaagtcTGATCTATCAAATCAGTTTCATTAAATCCATGAATTAGTGTTAGACCCATATATAGCCCAGGCCGATGAATTTGATCCTTGAAATGACAATATTGTAAAATGAAATTTGGTTCTTAGAGACAGATGTTTCGCTTTCCACTAGACAGAAGGGAGGCACTTCGCACAGATCACAAACAAGCACATGACGTGAAAACAAGTCTGTAAATAGCAGCTTGGCTGAGAACATTTGACATCCCAGAGGGCTTGAGTTACAGCACTGGCTTTTAGAGACGGTAATAACAGACATTTATGTACCCATGACATACTAGAAGATCTCTGGATCTGATCTCAAGCCAGGCCGCACACTGTCAGTGAAAATCTCTCGTTATGATTGAAAGCCTTCTAGAAAATTCCCAATTTCCAAACAGCCCTGTTTACAACAAGCTAACAGAGGAATATAAGCTCACGTATTGGCAATGAGCTGATCTGGGAACAGATTGTATGCCATTATCAGCTGACAGCAATCCATGACATGGTTAAAGCACGCTGGCACAAATGAATTGGCTGTCGAAGCTTCGGTGCTTTGTTTTCAAGTCTCATGAGCCAGAATACCCAGCAGGCAAATGAAAGGAGGGTGTAGTGGTTTCCTTGCCCTGGCAACCGAACATGTAACCCAGGTGACGGACTCTGCATGGTGACCACAGGAAAACAGGTGAAGCTGTTACTTTCTGTTCTGGTGACCCTACAGACTACAAAGAATTAGTATGATAGGTTTTTCAAGACGCTCTTGTTTTGTTCCTCTCCTGGTCTCTAGAGCTCTGGGTTATCTGCGAGTGAAATGTCAGCTTGTTTTGAAAGCCGACTCTTTCACCCTCTGACATTCAAGCACCTTCCTCCCCTTCACTGTCTCTGGTTATACACTCTGGATCAAAACAGATTCAGGACGACAACAAAAAAACTGTGGTGCTTTCTTGGATTCACTTAACATACAGAAAACTCAATCAACGTCACAATGGAGTCATGGGTTTTTGCATTAGACTTCTTGGTTTTTAGTTGCTAGGAATATTTTGAGTGGCTGCTATCGGGTTGCTGGGTCATGCTTACTATTCTGGTGATATAATGGGAATTTTTGCCCCCTTTTGTTATTTGGCAGGGGAAAATTGTAGGTTTGTTAGCTTGGAAAAGTAATAACACACTTtcctcaacaacaaaaaaaaaatgttttttataataattaattcatGTGATAATAATATGatattaaagctgcgagcagcgatgacgggcccaagccggtggcaccgccaccccggtggcatcagcttaactgtgcacagcaggccaataggcatttaatatgggaaaaaataaataaagggactatgtcaaagtcatttgaattcacctcattgaCTGCAGCAACtcgtgctgctatgaccaggaaccacaacagtcacatctatgagatctattacatttttctcattaattttatgttagatgatgtcaaatctcaatttcaaaatgagtgcagaatactgtccaaatgctgaagttgtattatccttaaacttctctttatgtgtttttgaccttccTGTAGCTTGTGATTGCTCACCAATTTTATGCAGCAAAaagcatgcatgtttttatttcaatatgtgtggcattcaatatttttttaaatacaaataaataaataaagctaaatcacagaaaccacaacaatgattttaatatcagtgtcaggtaagagtaatatacatgcacaattttgtaagtccagaaggcctgtatattttttaaagatatgttatattttgtgttgtttttttttttaacttatttttcacactaaagtgatAGCTATTTAATATTTGTGagagcctatgatatgaaagtgttaaattatgacaatcaagagacaaggtgacacacacacacacacacacacacacacacacacacaaagtgagagagacccccccaccaccaccacacacgcacacactcacgcacacactcacgcacacacacacacacaaacacacacacaccgagtgagcctgagagagtgagggggggagggttaggacagacagaaagagagaggcaTAGTCTGATTCCGATTGAAcaagatttaaaacaaaaaaattaaatgtaaattctcaaaagaactcattctgtctgatttataagcttttgtacccattgggtcctcaatttaggtccctacagtgacacgagtccccatgagtctgtgtgcattcaggttgaagtccccaccaggctagaaaaacatgaacattgaacaagattttaaacaaaaaataataataaaatctaaatggtcggagaaaattatttgaaaaagaaactcaaatgtgttttttttatgttagtattttagttttaagaattaatcttcaaatacaaaatgttaaagaaaaccaatatattgataaaaaaaaatacaaaaagtacattcattttacatttttattcattctgAGTTTGGTGACTATAGAAAAAACTAgccaagtgttttatttttatatatatttctcaaAGACTTATCCAGCcgtgttcataaataaggctatactcccaccttcttTGTATTTTCACAATGAtgaaactaattatataaaactatattgtcAACGCTctacaaattaactggttccatactttttccatttttttattcaaacccagaaatata includes the following:
- the oaz2a gene encoding ornithine decarboxylase antizyme 2a encodes the protein MVSLRGKKTCATQRKVVPCLARGSRLQGLCGAPDAPLPLTKIPGGRGTGRDLPHSVLHKDEKLTVTQAGSVSGAPPVLHFQYQLSERRLSSWDTVLSDDALYLEIPAGALHNGSKEGFTRLLEFAEEQLKVSYVFLWLHKNRDDRLSIMKTFHYMGFEVVKPGHPLVPVRPDLLFMVYSIDSSSSDEE